A genomic segment from Nicotiana tabacum cultivar K326 chromosome 9, ASM71507v2, whole genome shotgun sequence encodes:
- the LOC107831559 gene encoding protein RETICULATA-RELATED 1, chloroplastic yields MALLQSSLFHISNLSIPPNDSNSNNTLLRHSNSSKFVSLNHSIGKTDQIFRIKCTGQESIIRTADGGDAGNGKGGYPPDNGGGGDDGDYDEEEFGPIVKFDEVIKEAEKRGASLPCDMLEAAKTTGLRSLILSRYLDLQGSAWPLGFLMRHCSMLRNRMLADPSFLFKVGTEIVIDSCCATFAEVQKRGKDFWAEFELYAADLLVGIVVDVALVGMLAPYVRIGKQSFSSSSFGRFRHACGALPSSVFEAERPGCKFTLQQRIATYFYKGFLYGSVGFGCGLIGQGIANLIMTAKRSIKKSEEDIPVPPLLKSAALWGFFLAVSSNTRYQIINGLERLVEASPAAKRAPPVAMAFTVGVRFANNIYGGMQFVEWAKVSGVQ; encoded by the exons ATGGCCCTGCTTCAATCATCACTTTTCCATATATCAAATCTTTCGATACCTCCAAACGATTCCAACTCAAACAACACACTTTTAAGACACTCAAATTCATCAAAGTTTGTATCTTTAAATCATTCGATTGGGAAAACTgatcaaattttcagaatcaaatgTACCGGACAAGAGTCCATCATCAGAACAGCTGATGGAGGTGACGCTGGTAACGGAAAAGGAGGATATCCACCTGACAACGGCGGCGGTGGAGATGATGGTGATTACGATGAGGAAGAGTTTGGGCCGATTGTGAAGTTCGATGAGGTGATCAAAGAGGCTGAAAAGCGAGGGGCGAGTTTGCCTTGTGATATGTTGGAAGCAGCTAAGACCACAGGGCTTCGGAGTTTGATTCTTAGTCGTTACTTGGATTTGCAG GGTTCAGCTTGGCCGCTGGGATTTTTGATGAGACATTGCTCAATGCTGAGAAATCGAATGCTTGCGGATCCGTCGTTTTTGTTTAAAGTTGGAACAGAG ATTGTTATCGACTCCTGTTGTGCAACATTTGCAGAGGTTCAGAAAAGGGGAAAGGATTTCTGGGCAGAATTTGAGTTGTATGCTGCAGATCTTCTGGTTGGAATTGTTGTTGACGTCGCATTGGTAGGCATGTTGGCTCCTTATGTCCGAATAGGCAAGCAGTCCTTTTCAAGCAGTTCTTTTGGACGCTTTCGACATGCTTGTGGAGCTCTCCCTAGCAG CGTTTTTGAAGCTGAGAGGCCAGGGTGTAAATTCACATTACAGCAGCGCATTGCAACATACTTTTACAAG GGATTCTTGTATGGCTCGGTTGGATTTGGGTGTGGCCTCATTGGGCAGGGCATTGCAAATTTGATAATGACTGCTAAGAG GAGCATCAAGAAGTCAGAAGAGGATATACCTGTCCCTCCTTTACTAAAAAGTGCTGCACTCTGGG GATTCTTTCTGGCAGTTTCTTCAAATACTCGGTACCAAATTATTAACGGGTTGGAGCGCTTAGTTGAAGCATCACCTGCGGCAAAACGTGCCCCACCTGTTGCGATGGCATTCACAGTGGGTGTTCGCTTTGCTAACAATATTTATGGTGGGATGCAGTTTGTGGAGTGGGCTAAGGTGAGTGGAGTGCAATAG